Proteins from a genomic interval of Nasonia vitripennis strain AsymCx chromosome 3, Nvit_psr_1.1, whole genome shotgun sequence:
- the LOC107980829 gene encoding uncharacterized protein LOC107980829: MQEVSSNNTPSVLVEPPPHQPISNESSCPVAKTKRKARSTRRRLNAMMSNASLHFSDTDSEGELSVPRISTPNYSVKNAAANGGTGNLLHPVISVTLDGSDDSSYGGGNERRNSFLENLTDVDEIYTSEPENDAKMPIKSVTSTPRGSLTVGENPHQGETDLEDMSNDDEEVVQAPIFIKPRSDILVDFNGETITTKEGDGPFSIEVRNQMSIDEEAKDLDNDTPDIVVMPTTDSEDMEASDEDEEGEACGQRKESYEAFDVLAASQIVMRNVDKMEQQLLRVKSPSGGAEDGGINESHTDVEDIE, encoded by the coding sequence ATGCAGGAAgtcagcagcaacaacaccCCCTCGGTCCTGGTGGAACCACCCCCGCATCAACCCATTTCTAACGAGTCCAGCTGTCCCGTGGCCAAGACGAAGCGCAAGGCTAGGTCGACCCGTCGTCGCCTCAACGCCATGATGAGCAACGCGTCGCTTCACTTCTCCGACACCGATTCCGAGGGCGAGCTCAGTGTCCCGAGAATCTCAACGCCGAATTACTCCGTTAAGAATGCCGCTGCCAACGGAGGTACCGGCAACCTCCTGCACCCGGTGATCTCCGTTACGCTCGACGGCAGCGATGACTCTTCCTACGGCGGCGGCAACGAGCGCAGGAACAGCTTCCTGGAGAACCTCACCGACGTCGACGAGATCTACACCAGCGAGCCCGAGAACGACGCCAAGATGCCCATCAAGTCCGTAACCTCGACGCCTCGAGGCAGCTTGACTGTCGGGGAGAATCCGCACCAAGGCGAGACAGACCTGGAGGACATGTCGAACGACGATGAGGAGGTCGTTCAGGCGCCGATTTTCATCAAGCCGCGCAGCGACATCCTCGTCGACTTCAACGGCGAGACCATCACGACCAAGGAGGGCGACGGGCCCTTCAGCATCGAGGTGCGCAACCAGATGTCCATCGACGAGGAGGCTAAAGACCTGGACAATGACACACCGGACATCGTGGTCATGCCCACTACCGACAGCGAGGACATGGAGGCTTCTGATGAGGACGAGGAGGGCGAAGCTTGCGGACAGAGAAAAGAGTCGTACGAAGCCTTTGATGTACTCGCGGCTTCGCAAATCGTCATGAGGAACGTTGATAAGATGGAACAGCAGCTGCTGAGAGTCAAGTCACCGTCCGGAGGGGCTGAGGATGGCGGTATCAATGAAAGCCACACGGACGTCGAGGATATCGAGTAG